The DNA segment GTGTACTCTCTTTTTTAAACTCTCTTTTTATAGTTACAGTTAAAGCATCTGGAAATAACTCTTTGATTTGTTTGTTTTGAATATCTATTGAAGAAAGTGGTGTAAGATTTGTTAGTTTTACCTCAACTATTGCATTTTGGCAATCACTTGTATCTAAAGCTTGGATTGAAGATTCAAAATCTTCACAATCTATCTCTTTTTGTCTTATAGCTCTTATATTTATTTCTTTATATTCTATATTTAAATCATCTTCAATAGTTGCAACTATAAAACCTTTTGAGTTTCTTTTATCATTTAAACTTGTTCGCTCACTACTCCCACTATAATAAACATTATCATACTTTCCAACATTTCCAAACCCATGCCAATGTCCAAGAGCTACATAACTCATCTTTTCAAATATATACTCTTTATTTGATGGATAAACCCACTCTCCAAATTCACTCATTAAATACCAAGCACCAACACTACAATGCATCATCATGATATTTTTTTTGTTTTCATCTATATTTGATTCACAAAGGTTTATTTGCTCGATTGCAGTACTTTCATCATTCATATGTGGTAAGGTATGAAATATTACATCTTCAAACTCTATTTTTTTGTACTCTTGATTATATGAAACATAAATATTTTTGAAATTTTCAAATATCTTTAAAATAGGAGAACTAAGATTTGTTCTTGGAGTTGAGTGATTTCCAGCTATTAATATAAATGGAATATCTAAACTATTTATCTCATTGAACTTTTCAAGTGCAAATGTTATTGCTCTATTACTTGGACTTGCTCTATGAAATAAATCTCCTGTGTGTATTATAAAATCAGGTTTAATTACTTTTATTTGGTCAACAACTTGAGAGAAAGCATCATAAAAATCTGCTTCTCGTTGATTTATATTGTTTTCATTTATTACATCTAGGTCATTAAAACCTAGATGCGTATCACTAAAATGTAAAATTTTCAATGTTAAAATCTTTCTATTATTAATTTTTAGAAGATTATAACAAATTACTAAATTAGTTTATACTTTTTTGAGTTTCAGTTTTCATTTGATGATTTGAATGATTATGTATTACGTTTGCTCCATAAGTTTTAAATACATAAACTTTATAAAAATTTAGACTCATATAAAAAATTATTAAAGCTGAAGCAAATGGAAAAGCTATAAGCTTTAAATATCTTTTAGTATTTATTAATTTTAATCTAAAATACATAATTACAAATGCCCAAATGTATCCAAAATGGGTAAAAATATTAAATATATGAACCCATTCATCTTTTCTAGTTGCTAAAGGTTTCATATTTTCAAACCCTAAATTAAAAACTTGGTTAAAACCATTTACAATATTTGATGCGTAAGAGTAAAAGAAAAACTCTCCAATATGTGACAATCCCCCAATAATAAATAAAGGTGCAAAAGCATATCCCAAAGTATAAAATGTATTAGAAAAATCAACTCTCATAATTTTTGAAGCTATAAATATTCCTCCTACACTTAAAAATATTGAGATTAAAACTGCATATAAAAAAGCAAATAAACCAACAGTATCAATTCCCCCAAAATCTATAATATTTTCAAAATATCTAGCTGTTTTTGTCCAAAAAAACTCTTCAAATATTGCACTTCGACTTAAAGCATGATGAAAACTCATAGTAATACTAATTGCTGCTGTTAATAAAATCAATGCCCAAACCTCAGCTTTTGAAGTTTTAAATTTATTAAACAATGTATTTGATGGTTTTTTAAATTTGAAAGCTACATTTTCACAACTACTTGCACAATCCATACATAAAGTACAATCTTCCATAGAGTTCTTTTTTTCGAAAGTAAAAGGTTTTAGATCATAGCTACAAGCTTTTGCACAATCAAAAGTTCTACAACTTTGACACTCACTTTTATATGTTTCTAACTTAGTAAAACCTACTTTTGAAAAAACTTTTGTAACAGTTCCTATTGGACAAATATATTTACAATAAGCCATTTTGTCATAAATGTAGTAAAAAATTACTGCAAATACTGTCATTACTAAGAACATCATTGCAGTTGAATATGGTGTTTTGAAAAATTCTGGGAACATATAGTATACAAACCACCAACCAAAGAATAGTAAAAGAACTCCAATAAGAGGATTCTTTAACATTTTTGGCATATCTTTTTTTAAACCAAATTTAGTAATATATTTTCCAATAAATCCATGTGGGCAAACTCCACAAAATATTCTTCCAAAAGTAGCCAATGTTGTAACCATAAAAAATGGCCAAAACAATCCCCAAAAAAGTGCTGTTGTAAACAAATTTTCTTCTTTCGTAGGATTTATGATTCCAAAATATATTGCATAACAAAACAAAAAAAGAACTATTATTTGAATAAGTCTTTGAAAAAATCTATTTTTAAATATTATGTTAAAAAAAGGAATTCCAAAAATATCATTTTTATCTCGTTTTATGAAATTTTCCATAGCCATTTCCTAAAACTTATAACTATAAGTTAGCATTGCCATTCTAGGACTAGCAGCTTTATATGATTCAACATTATAAACATCTTTTGAAGCTTCTGAAGCATAATATTTATCAAATAAATTGTTGATGTTTAATTGAATATTATGATTTTTCATCTCATATCCAATCATAAAATCTGTGATTAAATCATAACCTTCATATTTTTCAGTATTTGCATTATCCATATAGTAACTTCCATAAGTTCGTGCTGTTAATCTTGTTTTAAATCCATTTAAATTATAAGCAGTAAAAATTGAGTATTGATTTTTTGGAATAAATGGTATGTAGTTTCCATCTCTTGAAACTAAATCACCTCTTGCTGATTCGTTAAATTTATCAAATTTAAAATTACTATATGCATAAGATCCTCCAATCTCTAAATTTGATGTTAAATTATATGTTATGTTAAATTCTAAACCTTTTTTATCTGTTTTTCCTGCGTTATCATAAATAGAATTCCCATTTGCATCTTTTATTTGAATAATCTCATCATCAACATAGTTTTGATACAAAGCTAAATCATAAGATAAATCTTCAGTTCTTGTTTTTAATCCCACTTCATAATTTGTGCTTTGTGATTTATCTAAATCATTATTATCACTTAATTCACTAGTAGTTGGAGCTTGATTAGCATTTGCAATAGAAGCATACACATTTGTAAAATCAGTTAAAGCATAAGTTGTTCCAAATTTTGCTGATAAAAGTGTAAATGAGTTATCAATTTCATAATCACCTATACCATCTTTATAACTTTTTGAAGAGTAATCATATTTAGTAATCTCATTTCCATTTATATCAAACTTTAATTTGTCAACTCTACTACTTACATCAAATCCTAATTTGTCATTTACTTTGAAGCTTTCCATCAAATATGCTCCATAAAGTAATGTTTCTGAATCTTCTGTGTTTGCTAGGGCACCTTTTTTATTTGATAAAGTTTTTACTATTTGATTTGCTGTAGTTCTATTTCGTCCCCATCCGGTTGTTACTGATTTT comes from the Aliarcobacter cibarius genome and includes:
- a CDS encoding metallophosphoesterase family protein, producing MKILHFSDTHLGFNDLDVINENNINQREADFYDAFSQVVDQIKVIKPDFIIHTGDLFHRASPSNRAITFALEKFNEINSLDIPFILIAGNHSTPRTNLSSPILKIFENFKNIYVSYNQEYKKIEFEDVIFHTLPHMNDESTAIEQINLCESNIDENKKNIMMMHCSVGAWYLMSEFGEWVYPSNKEYIFEKMSYVALGHWHGFGNVGKYDNVYYSGSSERTSLNDKRNSKGFIVATIEDDLNIEYKEINIRAIRQKEIDCEDFESSIQALDTSDCQNAIVEVKLTNLTPLSSIDIQNKQIKELFPDALTVTIKREFKKESTQSNIDNLEAISLEEYFLEHIKQNSENKEYERLKQKTQELFSLYEEVSYDTN
- a CDS encoding 4Fe-4S binding protein, whose protein sequence is MENFIKRDKNDIFGIPFFNIIFKNRFFQRLIQIIVLFLFCYAIYFGIINPTKEENLFTTALFWGLFWPFFMVTTLATFGRIFCGVCPHGFIGKYITKFGLKKDMPKMLKNPLIGVLLLFFGWWFVYYMFPEFFKTPYSTAMMFLVMTVFAVIFYYIYDKMAYCKYICPIGTVTKVFSKVGFTKLETYKSECQSCRTFDCAKACSYDLKPFTFEKKNSMEDCTLCMDCASSCENVAFKFKKPSNTLFNKFKTSKAEVWALILLTAAISITMSFHHALSRSAIFEEFFWTKTARYFENIIDFGGIDTVGLFAFLYAVLISIFLSVGGIFIASKIMRVDFSNTFYTLGYAFAPLFIIGGLSHIGEFFFYSYASNIVNGFNQVFNLGFENMKPLATRKDEWVHIFNIFTHFGYIWAFVIMYFRLKLINTKRYLKLIAFPFASALIIFYMSLNFYKVYVFKTYGANVIHNHSNHQMKTETQKSIN